The following proteins are co-located in the Planococcus plakortidis genome:
- a CDS encoding GNAT family N-acetyltransferase — protein sequence MLYRYKKSFEKIAMGLLSFMPKERELKKLQQTMHIYEENPEWQLFLWKKEDDFVGLLGVEVADDHYTIHHVSVNPSHRGDGIGHQMIDKIQDMMQHREMRATDETEAFLNKCPVKKGGL from the coding sequence ATGTTGTACAGATACAAAAAATCATTTGAAAAGATCGCCATGGGTTTATTGTCTTTCATGCCCAAAGAGCGCGAACTGAAAAAGCTGCAGCAGACCATGCACATCTATGAAGAAAATCCGGAATGGCAATTGTTCCTATGGAAAAAAGAGGATGATTTCGTCGGGTTATTAGGTGTGGAGGTCGCAGATGATCATTACACCATCCATCATGTATCGGTGAATCCATCCCATCGAGGCGACGGGATCGGCCACCAGATGATCGATAAAATCCAAGACATGATGCAGCACCGGGAAATGCGGGCTACAGACGAAACCGAAGCTTTCCTGAATAAATGCCCAGTAAAAAAAGGCGGCCTTTAA